The following proteins are co-located in the Haloarcula marismortui ATCC 43049 genome:
- a CDS encoding IS1595-like element ISHma4 family transposase, whose translation MIPLDVFGSESVAADLLEQVRWRDGVTCPRCRSDRTVRNGSYREFQRYLCKNCDRTFNDKTGTIFAHSKIALRRWLFSIYAFLRFNTSLRQLQCEIEVTHKTMHRRIERFARALDAPSLNLVGPVEIDEVYVSAGKKGRERDRESRSRGLSTRGRGSYSSDKPPIFIIADRGTEQRYVIPAKAADESTIRLLLADRQQESLTVYTDGFRAYEPLEDDDAFDREYVVHGDGEYADDEVHVNTCESHASQVRRWLSPHRGISKDKLTQYLRAFQLRRELFRKPGRDALKHAVQATL comes from the coding sequence ATGATTCCGCTAGATGTGTTTGGGTCGGAATCGGTCGCAGCGGACCTGTTGGAGCAGGTTCGCTGGCGTGATGGTGTTACCTGTCCTCGCTGCCGTTCTGACCGGACGGTCAGAAACGGCAGCTACAGAGAGTTTCAACGGTATCTCTGTAAGAATTGCGACCGCACGTTCAACGATAAGACTGGCACAATCTTCGCTCATTCGAAGATTGCGCTCCGACGGTGGCTGTTTTCAATTTACGCGTTTCTCCGGTTTAATACGAGTCTCCGCCAACTACAGTGCGAAATCGAGGTGACACACAAAACGATGCACCGGCGCATCGAGCGCTTTGCCAGAGCGCTCGATGCGCCTTCCCTCAATCTCGTCGGCCCGGTCGAAATCGACGAAGTGTACGTCTCTGCCGGGAAGAAAGGCCGCGAGCGCGACCGGGAGTCGCGCTCGCGTGGCCTGTCTACGCGCGGGCGTGGTTCGTATAGCAGCGACAAGCCACCGATCTTCATCATCGCCGACCGTGGCACCGAACAGCGGTACGTGATTCCAGCGAAAGCCGCAGACGAATCGACGATTCGACTCCTGCTGGCCGACCGCCAGCAGGAGTCGCTCACTGTCTATACCGACGGCTTTCGAGCGTACGAACCGCTCGAAGATGACGACGCATTCGACCGCGAATACGTCGTCCATGGCGACGGTGAATACGCCGACGATGAGGTGCACGTCAACACCTGCGAGAGCCACGCGTCGCAGGTGCGACGGTGGCTCTCGCCCCACCGAGGTATCTCCAAAGACAAGCTGACACAGTATCTTAGAGCGTTTCAGCTACGCCGAGAGCTGTTTCGGAAACCCGGCCGAGATGCTCTCAAACACGCTGTTCAAGCAACGCTGTGA
- a CDS encoding tRNA uridine(34) 5-carboxymethylaminomethyl modification radical SAM/GNAT enzyme Elp3: MSTETPDPDETETFQQVCAELVDRILAGEVERDDVESAKIDVCREYSAPKVPKNSELLDYAPQEHREVLEEVLQRKPVRTASGVSPIAIMTSPERCPHGKCLYCPGGPDSEFSSAQSYTGHEPAAARGEQNDYDPYGQVTLRLNQLREIGHPVDKAELIVMGGTMTARSHDYQEWFVKRALEAMNDFDVDGEPTPAEDVSFAEDDYEFRYLEDVIAENETADVRNVATTFETKPDWCDPEQIDRMLDLGATKVEVGVQTTFERINREMHRGHGVQASIDANRRLRDSGFKVGFHMMPGQPGMSKEMCLEDFRRIFEQTDWRPDYLKIYPTLIVEGTVTYDWWRKDEFDPLDNDEAAELVAEIKDMIPRYTRLQRVQRDIPADFIEGGVWKSNLRQLAWKRMEEHDWTCDCIRCREAGHSDDVAENIELDVMTYEACGGMEHFISFEDFENDVLVGFCRLRFPNDPVRRELQDAAIVRELHVYGNAVGVGQEGDDEDHQHKGYGKKLLEKAEVLARDAGFPKLAVISGIGVRQYYREKLGYKQDGPYVSKRL; the protein is encoded by the coding sequence ATGAGCACGGAGACGCCGGACCCAGACGAGACAGAGACCTTCCAGCAGGTGTGTGCGGAGCTGGTCGACCGGATTCTCGCAGGTGAGGTCGAGCGCGACGACGTCGAATCAGCCAAGATCGATGTCTGCCGCGAGTACTCCGCGCCGAAAGTGCCGAAAAACTCCGAACTGCTCGATTACGCGCCACAGGAGCACCGCGAGGTGCTGGAGGAGGTTCTCCAGCGCAAGCCGGTTCGGACCGCCTCGGGTGTGTCCCCCATCGCTATCATGACCTCGCCAGAGCGGTGCCCCCATGGGAAGTGCCTGTACTGTCCCGGCGGCCCCGACTCGGAGTTCTCCTCCGCCCAGTCCTACACCGGTCACGAACCCGCGGCCGCACGCGGCGAACAGAACGACTACGACCCGTACGGGCAGGTCACCCTCCGGCTCAACCAACTTCGGGAGATCGGCCATCCCGTGGATAAGGCCGAACTCATCGTGATGGGCGGGACGATGACAGCCCGGAGCCACGACTATCAGGAGTGGTTCGTCAAGCGAGCCCTCGAAGCGATGAATGACTTCGATGTGGACGGAGAGCCGACGCCCGCAGAGGACGTGAGCTTCGCCGAAGACGACTACGAGTTCCGCTATCTGGAGGACGTTATCGCTGAGAACGAGACCGCCGATGTCCGCAACGTCGCCACGACGTTCGAGACGAAGCCCGACTGGTGTGACCCCGAGCAGATCGACCGGATGCTCGACCTTGGCGCCACGAAAGTTGAGGTGGGCGTCCAGACCACCTTCGAGCGCATCAACCGCGAGATGCACCGCGGTCACGGCGTCCAGGCCTCCATCGACGCCAACCGCCGCCTGCGCGACTCAGGGTTCAAAGTTGGCTTCCACATGATGCCGGGCCAGCCCGGGATGTCAAAGGAGATGTGTCTGGAGGACTTCCGACGTATCTTCGAGCAGACCGACTGGCGGCCGGACTACCTCAAAATATACCCGACGCTGATCGTCGAAGGAACCGTCACCTATGACTGGTGGCGCAAAGACGAGTTCGACCCGCTGGACAACGACGAGGCCGCCGAGTTAGTCGCCGAAATCAAGGATATGATTCCCCGCTACACCCGACTTCAGCGCGTCCAGCGGGACATCCCGGCTGACTTCATCGAAGGCGGGGTCTGGAAGTCGAACCTCCGGCAACTCGCCTGGAAGCGGATGGAAGAACACGACTGGACGTGTGACTGTATCCGCTGTCGGGAGGCCGGACACAGCGATGACGTCGCCGAGAACATCGAACTCGACGTGATGACCTACGAGGCCTGTGGCGGCATGGAACACTTCATCTCCTTCGAGGACTTCGAGAACGATGTCCTCGTCGGCTTCTGTCGGCTTCGGTTCCCCAACGACCCGGTGCGCCGGGAGCTACAGGACGCCGCAATCGTCCGCGAACTCCACGTCTACGGCAACGCCGTCGGCGTCGGGCAGGAAGGTGACGATGAGGACCACCAGCACAAAGGCTACGGAAAGAAACTGCTGGAGAAAGCGGAGGTACTGGCCCGGGACGCCGGCTTCCCGAAACTGGCCGTCATTTCCGGCATCGGTGTCCGGCAGTACTACCGGGAGAAACTGGGGTACAAGCAGGACGGCCCGTACGTGAGCAAGCGTCTCTGA
- a CDS encoding methyl-accepting chemotaxis protein — MAQPTGDIGQQTDRNPGPVERLESFVSYIPDGSTIPDKQWRNRHRSVVVVTLLHIPFLFGLGIYTGSTPIAEAQIPATALPRVLLLCGVVFALSAGSLIARFRRRVRTILSVTAVFVSSLALVQLSGGYIEAHFHFFVGMAMVAVYEDWVPFLWGLAYVVLTHGYFGTIDPSRVYNHAAAINNPWAWGLIHGGFVLMLCVALVNNWVSTERSREKSQERFEQAEQRASEIDDLQAKQEEIERKRAEAKEAREKAEAKMQAAEQQNTELQETASRFSEAMAAAADGDLTVRVDPDVADNEAMAQIAESFNKMMTETESAMEEIQTFSEEVATTSDQVTAGANEATGASEDMSESIQGIASGADEQREMLETVSDEMTDLSATVEEVAASAETVAERSRETAEIADAGQETAQEAIAGSREVQTAIDSTVENVERLDEKMAEIGDIVELIGDIAEQTNMLALNANIEAARAGNGSGGDGFAVVADEVKQLAEETQTSASEIEQLIAETQAQTETTVTEARGAKEDMQESTEAVEAVVDTFTQVAENAEATDNGIQEISDTTDDQAATTEETVAMVEEAVDISEATAAETETASATAEEQAASMSQVSASIESLADQSERLQTMLSEFEVGSR, encoded by the coding sequence ATGGCACAGCCAACGGGAGACATTGGGCAGCAAACAGATCGCAATCCAGGCCCAGTCGAGCGGCTAGAAAGCTTCGTATCCTATATCCCGGACGGGTCTACAATCCCTGATAAACAGTGGCGTAACCGACACCGGAGTGTGGTAGTTGTGACGTTGCTACATATCCCGTTTCTGTTCGGGCTTGGCATCTACACCGGGTCAACTCCGATAGCTGAAGCGCAAATCCCTGCTACCGCGCTGCCACGGGTACTGTTACTCTGTGGGGTTGTGTTCGCCCTGTCAGCTGGGAGCCTCATCGCTCGCTTCAGGCGGCGTGTCAGGACAATCCTCTCAGTCACGGCGGTGTTTGTGTCGTCACTGGCCCTCGTTCAATTATCCGGCGGCTATATCGAAGCTCATTTTCATTTCTTTGTCGGGATGGCAATGGTTGCTGTGTACGAAGACTGGGTCCCATTCTTGTGGGGATTGGCGTATGTGGTTCTCACCCACGGGTACTTTGGGACCATCGACCCGAGTCGCGTCTATAACCACGCGGCAGCAATTAATAACCCATGGGCGTGGGGGCTCATCCACGGTGGGTTCGTCCTGATGCTGTGTGTCGCCCTCGTGAACAACTGGGTGTCAACCGAGCGATCACGCGAGAAGTCACAGGAGCGTTTCGAACAAGCCGAACAACGCGCCTCGGAGATTGACGACCTTCAGGCCAAACAAGAGGAGATAGAGCGGAAACGCGCAGAGGCAAAGGAAGCCCGCGAGAAGGCGGAGGCAAAAATGCAGGCCGCCGAGCAGCAAAACACGGAACTCCAAGAGACAGCCAGCAGATTCAGCGAGGCGATGGCGGCTGCCGCTGACGGTGACCTGACGGTTCGCGTCGACCCCGATGTGGCCGACAACGAAGCGATGGCACAGATCGCAGAATCGTTCAACAAGATGATGACGGAGACGGAGTCGGCGATGGAGGAGATACAGACGTTTTCGGAAGAGGTTGCAACGACGAGCGACCAGGTCACGGCCGGTGCGAACGAGGCGACCGGAGCCAGCGAGGACATGAGCGAGTCGATTCAGGGCATCGCCAGCGGGGCGGACGAACAACGGGAGATGCTCGAAACCGTCTCCGACGAGATGACCGATCTGTCGGCGACCGTCGAAGAAGTCGCCGCGTCCGCCGAAACCGTCGCGGAGCGGTCCCGCGAGACGGCTGAGATTGCAGACGCGGGCCAGGAGACGGCACAGGAAGCGATAGCGGGCTCCCGTGAGGTCCAGACGGCGATCGACTCGACCGTTGAAAACGTGGAGCGATTGGACGAGAAGATGGCCGAGATCGGTGACATCGTCGAACTCATCGGCGACATCGCCGAACAGACGAACATGCTGGCCCTGAACGCCAACATCGAGGCAGCCCGGGCCGGGAACGGATCTGGCGGCGACGGGTTCGCCGTCGTTGCGGACGAGGTCAAACAGCTAGCTGAGGAGACGCAAACCTCGGCAAGCGAAATCGAACAGCTCATCGCGGAGACCCAGGCGCAGACCGAAACCACGGTCACGGAGGCACGGGGAGCCAAGGAGGACATGCAAGAGAGTACCGAAGCCGTGGAAGCTGTCGTCGACACGTTCACGCAAGTGGCTGAAAACGCCGAGGCGACCGACAACGGTATTCAGGAGATCAGCGACACGACCGATGACCAGGCCGCCACGACCGAGGAAACGGTGGCGATGGTCGAGGAAGCCGTGGACATCAGTGAGGCGACCGCTGCGGAAACCG